In the genome of Nitrospirota bacterium, the window ACCGCAGGGCAATAAAAAAGGTAACGGAAGAGGAAACAGCCAATAAGACACGAATAGCATATTTCAGGGAAATCAAACGGTTTGTTAAGAAGGGAGAGCTTTCCCGTGCAATGGATGCAACCAGGAAGGCCATTACAGAATTTCCCGAAGATCCCCTTTTGATCTCCTACCATGGATATCTGACTTCAACTGTTGATAATGACTACAATAAGGGTCTGGAAATCTGCAAGAAAGCGCTAAAAAGAGTGAAGGAATACGAAGACTCTGATACGGACTTTCCTTATCCTCTCTTTTATTTAAACCTTGGCAGGACATATGGCATGTCAAACCTGAAAAAAGATGCCATAGAAGCATTTCAGAAGGGCCTGTCCCATGATCCCAAAAACAAGGAACTTGCCTCCGAACTACAGTTTCTCGGAATGAGAAAGAAACCCATCTTCCCTACTCTTCCAAGGAGCAATCCCCTGAATAAATATCCGGGAATTATTCTCACAAAGCTGAAAATCAGGTAGCACCGAATAAAATCCTTGATAAAATACCTGCAATAATTTTAACTTAATCCTGTTATGTTAACACTTGCTATTGATACTTCCACTCCTGTAGGGGGGATTTCTCTCTTTGACGGTGACTCTGGTCTCAGGGGGGAGATACGTCTTGGAATAAAACGGACTCACTCCGAGCAGATCATGAAGAGCACTGACTTCCTGCTTAAACATTGCAGTACCGGATTCAATGAGATAGATTTTTATACAATCGCCATCGGGCCTGGCTCTTTCACAGGTCTGAGGGTTGGCCTCAGCACCGTCAAGGGCCTCTCATTTGCAACCAACAAACCCATTGTAGCCGTATCCACTCTTGAGGCCTTTACCGCCTCGTTTCCCTTTACAAAAAAATTGATCTGTCCCTTGCTTGATGCAAGGAGAAAGGAAGTCTACGGGGGACTGTTCAGATGGACCGAAACAGGGCTCTGGAAACTTGTACCCGAGGCTGCGCTTGACATAAAATCCATTTTAACCCTCATAAATGAAGAGACCGTCTTTACTGGGAGTGGCGCCGCACTTTATAAAGATGCTATTCTAAGTACCCTTGGAGAGAGGGCCCATTTCCCGGGGGAAAACCTTATGCACCCACTGCCGTCAGCCCTCTGTATTATCGGTCTGCAGAAGGCCGGGAAAGGAGAGTTCTCAGACCCTGTAAAACTGACTCCCACATACCTGAGGAAATCCGAGGTGGAAATTAAGATAAAGACCTGACTTCAGCCGCAGATAAACGCAGATATGCGCTGATTTTAGAAAATTATTTTATCCTGGTATCTTACAAGTAATCTGCAGTAATCTGCGGCTAAATTTTTTAATTAAACTCTGAAAAAAAGGAGAAGATAGATGAAGATAGGTATTATTGGACTTGCAAACTCGGGTAAGACTACGATCTTTAATGCACTTACCGGACAGAATATCCCCACCACGGTTTACCCGACTACAGAGGCACAACCCAATGTCGGTGTTGTGAAGGTGCCTGATGAGCGGGTGGAGAGACTAACAGAAATATACCAGCCAAAAAAGGTCACCCTTGCAACTGTTGAATACATAGATTACTTAGGAATAACAAAGGGATACCCTCAGCAGAACCGCAAGGTGCTGGACATGATAAAGGATGTGGATGCCGTGGTACACGTCATAAGGGCCTTTGAAGACGAATCAATAATCCATCCCACGGGAAATGTCGCCCCTTTGAGGGACGCCGAAACAGTTGAACTCGAACTGATATTTTCGGACCTCGAACTGGTGGAAAAACGGCTTGAGCGGATGGAGGAAGGTGCAAGAAAGGGAAAGAAGCAGGATGAAAATGAACGGGCCGTGCTCCTTAGATGCAAGGAAGTGCTTGAAGAAGAGATTCCCCTGAGGAGAGTTGCTTTTAACGAGGATGAACTCCTCTCTTTGAGGCACCTCCAGTTTATCTCCATAAAACCGGAAGTTATGCTTCTGAACCTGCATGAGGATGACATTGGCTCTGAAAAAGGCTCTGCCCTGGTGGAGCAGCTCCGGAAAAGGTTTGAGCTCCCTGTGGTAGCACTTTCAGGCAAAATAGAGATGGAGATAGCCCAGTTAGGTCAGGATGAGGCAAAAGAGTTCCTGAAAGACCTTGGAATAGAGGAACCCGCAATGGCCCGGCTTATCCGCATCTGTTATGACCACCTCGGCCTGATCTCATTTCATACTGTCGGCAAGGATGAGGTGAGGGCCTGGACAATCAAAAAAGGCACCACAGCCCAGAAGGCGGCAGGCAAAATCCATACTGATATTGAAAGGGGATTTATCAGGGCCGAAGTCATCTCTTTTAACGATTTCATCCAGTCAGGCTCAATGGCAGCTGCCAGAGAGAAGGGACTTGTAAGACTTGAAGGAAAGACCTATGAGGTCCAGGATGGGGATATTATTAATTTCAGGTTTAATGTATAAATGCACTCATCACCTCCTCCATTATCCTTTCAGGAAAGGCCTTGTATTTAGGTGACAGGTGCATGGGGATAACCTCTCTTACGCCTGCCCGGCTTGCTATCTCACCTGCCATCCGTGCAGTCAGATGGTTTCTCTGAAATGCCCGGTCTCTGTCCTCGTCCAGGAAATAGGCCTCAATATACAGGGTATGTGAGCCCTTGGCAAGCTCCACCACCCTCTCAATATTCTCCGCTGATGGCGAGATATCCATAACATAGGAGACCTTCTGCCCATCAGTGATCCTCACAATATCGCCAAGTTCATTCATTGAATATTTACGGCCTTCAATAACCGCAGAAAACCCTTTCTTCCCTTCCCTTATTGCAGCCTTGAAGTCGGAAAGCCACGGGCCAACCGGAAGCCCCCTTTCCAGGAGCACCGCCTTATCAATGTTTATGTGGACACTCTCCTCAATGCAGAAGCCAAGAACGGCAATGTCATGCCTGAGACAGATGGCTTTTACTGAAAAGAGCGGGTCGTTCAGTATGGTTTCAGAGCTTTCCGTAGTGCCTCTATCAAGTCTCTGAAAGCCACTTCTTGCGGAAAACTCTGTTACAGTAACCGAAGAGTCCGACACTTCATGGACAGAGAGACTGGCCGGATACTCTTCTATAAGGTTCCAGGTATAGCCCCTCAATTTACCCTCCACACACTCTGTTATTCCCTCCGGACCATACACCCTGAGGGGTCTCTCTCTCCTGAGTATTACCCTCAGTATCCGGTCAAACCCGGTAAAATGGTCGATATGGGTATGTGTCACAAAGACGTCTGTTATCTTGTGTATCTCCCCGGCTGACAGACGGCCTATATCTCCTGCATCAAACAATAATGCCCTCTTTTCCCTCAGTAGCCTGAGGTACACAACAGGGTCTTCAAAAGGGCCGTTAACCGTCCTGTGATGAAAGGTGGGCTTCATATGTATAATATAACTGATTCGTTCAACTTCAATCCCGTAAGCTCCAGCCCCATATATTGTCTTTATACAACCATTAGAGTTAAAATAATCAGATAAACCAAAAGATTTGCCGGAGACAAGATCATGAATGAAGGATATGAGAGGGAAATGTTTAATTTTAACAGGATAAAGAGGCTGCCTCCCTATGTCTTTGCCATTGTTAATGCCCTCAAGCATGAAGCAAGGTTACAGGGAGACGATATTATAGACCTTGGTATGGGAAATCCCGACCTGCCGGCTCCAAAACATATAGTTGACAAACTCTGTGAGGCATCAAGGAATCCCAAGAACCACAGGTATTCTGCATCAAAGGGGATAACCCAGCTGAGAATGGCAATATGTGAGTGGTACAAGAGGAGATTTGATGTAGATCTTGACCCTGAATCAGAGGCAGTCGTGACTATCGGGTCCAAGGAAGGCCTGAGCCACCTGGCCCTTGCCATAGTAGAGCCCGGGGATGTAGCACTCACACCAACCCCTGCCTATCCGATCCATCCATACAGTGTAATAATTGCAGGAGGAGAGGTAAGGAGTGTACCTATAGGGCCGGGAATAAATTTTCTTGAGGAACTTGAAAAGGCCTACAAGAATACGTGGCCAAGACCAAAACTCCTTATAATCAACTTCCCTCACAATCCGACCACAGAGGTGGTTGACATTGAATTCTTCAAATCCGTTGTTGATTTTGCAAAAGAGAACAAACTCATAGTGATCCATGACTTTGCCTATGCCGACCTTATCTTTGATAATTATAAGGCTTCAAGCTTTCTTCAGGTCCCCGGGGCCAGGGATGTTGGTGTCGAGTTTTTCTCCCTCACAAAGAGTTATTCCATGGCTGGCTGGAGGGTTGGTTTCTGTGTCGGCAACCGCAAACTTGTAGGCGCACTCATAAAGATGAAGAGCTACCTTGACTACGGGATGTTTCAACCTATTCAGATAGCAAGTATCGTTGCTCTGCGTGGCCCCCAGGACTGCGTGGAGGAGATAAGAAAGACCTATGAGAAGAGGAGAAACACTCTCTGCAGGGGACTGAACCGGATGGGCTGGGAAGTAAAGCCCCCGAAGGCCACAATGTTTGTCTGGACAAAGATACCGGAACCCTACGTCAAGATGGGCTCCCTTGAATTTTCAAAATTCGTACTTAAAGAGGCAAAGGTGGCCGTATCACCCGGCATAGGTTTTGGAGAGGGCGGGGATGAATACGTAAGGTTTGCCCTTGTTGAGAATGAACACCGTATAAGACAGGCTGTTAAAGGGATCAGGAGGTTATTCAAATAATGATAAATGTCGGGATTATCGGTTTTGGGACTGTGGGAACAGGCACAGCAAAAATACTGCTTGAAAACAAGGATGTCATAGAAGAGAAGACGGGCCTGCAGATAAACCTTCA includes:
- the tsaB gene encoding tRNA (adenosine(37)-N6)-threonylcarbamoyltransferase complex dimerization subunit type 1 TsaB codes for the protein MLTLAIDTSTPVGGISLFDGDSGLRGEIRLGIKRTHSEQIMKSTDFLLKHCSTGFNEIDFYTIAIGPGSFTGLRVGLSTVKGLSFATNKPIVAVSTLEAFTASFPFTKKLICPLLDARRKEVYGGLFRWTETGLWKLVPEAALDIKSILTLINEETVFTGSGAALYKDAILSTLGERAHFPGENLMHPLPSALCIIGLQKAGKGEFSDPVKLTPTYLRKSEVEIKIKT
- the ychF gene encoding redox-regulated ATPase YchF gives rise to the protein MKIGIIGLANSGKTTIFNALTGQNIPTTVYPTTEAQPNVGVVKVPDERVERLTEIYQPKKVTLATVEYIDYLGITKGYPQQNRKVLDMIKDVDAVVHVIRAFEDESIIHPTGNVAPLRDAETVELELIFSDLELVEKRLERMEEGARKGKKQDENERAVLLRCKEVLEEEIPLRRVAFNEDELLSLRHLQFISIKPEVMLLNLHEDDIGSEKGSALVEQLRKRFELPVVALSGKIEMEIAQLGQDEAKEFLKDLGIEEPAMARLIRICYDHLGLISFHTVGKDEVRAWTIKKGTTAQKAAGKIHTDIERGFIRAEVISFNDFIQSGSMAAAREKGLVRLEGKTYEVQDGDIINFRFNV
- a CDS encoding MBL fold metallo-hydrolase gives rise to the protein MKPTFHHRTVNGPFEDPVVYLRLLREKRALLFDAGDIGRLSAGEIHKITDVFVTHTHIDHFTGFDRILRVILRRERPLRVYGPEGITECVEGKLRGYTWNLIEEYPASLSVHEVSDSSVTVTEFSARSGFQRLDRGTTESSETILNDPLFSVKAICLRHDIAVLGFCIEESVHINIDKAVLLERGLPVGPWLSDFKAAIREGKKGFSAVIEGRKYSMNELGDIVRITDGQKVSYVMDISPSAENIERVVELAKGSHTLYIEAYFLDEDRDRAFQRNHLTARMAGEIASRAGVREVIPMHLSPKYKAFPERIMEEVMSAFIH
- the alaC gene encoding alanine transaminase — encoded protein: MFNFNRIKRLPPYVFAIVNALKHEARLQGDDIIDLGMGNPDLPAPKHIVDKLCEASRNPKNHRYSASKGITQLRMAICEWYKRRFDVDLDPESEAVVTIGSKEGLSHLALAIVEPGDVALTPTPAYPIHPYSVIIAGGEVRSVPIGPGINFLEELEKAYKNTWPRPKLLIINFPHNPTTEVVDIEFFKSVVDFAKENKLIVIHDFAYADLIFDNYKASSFLQVPGARDVGVEFFSLTKSYSMAGWRVGFCVGNRKLVGALIKMKSYLDYGMFQPIQIASIVALRGPQDCVEEIRKTYEKRRNTLCRGLNRMGWEVKPPKATMFVWTKIPEPYVKMGSLEFSKFVLKEAKVAVSPGIGFGEGGDEYVRFALVENEHRIRQAVKGIRRLFK